A stretch of Actinomycetota bacterium DNA encodes these proteins:
- a CDS encoding V-type ATP synthase subunit F, translating to MYKLVVLTDSDNADGFRLAGVDVQVAEGDDDARHKLNALIDDEASGIIAVNEKMMAVIDERTQKKIDSIYRPIVVSLPIKETLETGEDHRAYLSRLIRRAIGFDITLRRG from the coding sequence TTGTATAAGCTCGTCGTGCTCACCGACTCCGACAACGCCGACGGCTTCAGGCTCGCCGGCGTGGACGTCCAGGTCGCCGAGGGTGACGACGATGCGCGTCACAAGCTCAACGCGCTCATCGACGACGAGGCCTCGGGCATCATCGCCGTCAACGAGAAGATGATGGCGGTCATCGACGAGCGCACCCAGAAGAAGATCGACTCCATCTACCGTCCAATCGTCGTCTCGCTGCCGATCAAGGAGACCCTTGAGACCGGCGAGGACCACCGGGCGTACCTGTCCAGACTCATCCGACGAGCCATCGGGTTCGACATCACACTGAGGCGGGGCTGA